A genomic stretch from Peromyscus eremicus chromosome 6, PerEre_H2_v1, whole genome shotgun sequence includes:
- the C6H3orf80 gene encoding uncharacterized membrane protein C3orf80 homolog: MWGPGVTAEGLSVAPAPPPLLPLLLLLALALVAPSRGGGGCAELACGERERCCDSANATAVRCCKLPLHAFLDNVGWFVRKLSGLLILLVLFAIGYFLQRIICPSPRRYPRGQARPGQARPGPAGGSGPPGTAGQPDDDDDSPALLRDEVAAGSLDSLLDSGGGRGRGGGGRLPPTCVSEHELRVVSPVFLQLPSYEEVKYLPTYEESMRLQQLSPAEVVLPVSVLGHPRGGSAGDPDGGQGRFPLI; this comes from the coding sequence ATGTGGGGCCCGGGGGTCACGGCCGAGGGCCTGTCGGTGGCTCcagcgccgccgccgctgctgccgctgctgctgctgctggcgctGGCGCTGGTGGCGCCCTCGCGGGGCGGCGGGGGCTGCGCGGAGCTGGCGTGCGGCGAGCGGGAGCGCTGCTGCGACTCGGCCAACGCCACGGCCGTGCGCTGCTGCAAGCTGCCGCTCCACGCCTTCCTGGACAACGTGGGCTGGTTCGTCCGCAAGCTCTCTGGGCTGCTCATCCTGCTGGTCCTCTTCGCCATCGGCTACTTCCTGCAGCGCATCATCTGTCCTAGCCCACGCAGGTACCCGCGTGGCCAGGCGCGCCCTGGCCAGGCACGACCCGGGCCTGCTGGAGGCTCCGGGCCGCCGGGGACCGCGGGGCAACCCGACGACGACGACGACTCGCCTGCTCTGTTGCGCGACGAAGTGGCCGCAGGCTCGCTGGACTCACTGCTGGACAGTGGCGGCGGCCGGGGCCGAGGAGGTGGCGGACGTCTGCCTCCGACCTGCGTTTCGGAGCACGAGCTGCGGGTGGTGTCGCCGGTCTTCCTCCAGCTGCCCAGCTACGAGGAGGTCAAGTACCTGCCCACCTATGAGGAGTCCATGCGGCTGCAGCAGCTCAGCCCTGCGGAGGTCGTGCTGCCAGTGTCGGTGCTGGGCCATCCTCGAGGCGGTAGTGCCGGGGACCCCGACGGCGGCCAGGGCCGCTTCCCGCTCATCTGA